A section of the Streptomyces sp. CG1 genome encodes:
- a CDS encoding GlxA family transcriptional regulator — protein MSMDRGRAGAADGSEGFRPHRVVVLALDGLLPFELGIPHRIFGRPKDERGRLLYEVVTCSVRPPGPVETDADFAVHVPHGPEALAEADTVIVPASYELGPVFEEGRLTAELAAALAHIRPGTRLASICTGVYVLAAAGCLDGRPATTHWRDAERFQRMFPKIEVDADVLFIDDGDVLTSAGVAAGIDLCLHMVRRDFGTAVANEVARLTVVPPHRDGGQAQYIQRPVPDPQLATTTAARVWALGRLHEPIQLRDMAEQEAMSVRTFTRRFREEVGVSPGQWLTQQRVERARHLLETTDLSIDQVAREAGFGTAQSMRQHLQQALGVTPTTYRRTFRTGVRA, from the coding sequence ATGAGTATGGATCGGGGCAGGGCCGGTGCCGCTGACGGTTCCGAGGGTTTCCGGCCGCATCGGGTCGTCGTCCTCGCCCTCGACGGGCTGCTCCCCTTCGAGTTGGGCATCCCGCACCGTATCTTCGGCCGGCCGAAGGACGAGCGGGGACGGCTGCTGTACGAGGTCGTGACCTGCTCGGTACGGCCGCCCGGTCCGGTCGAGACGGACGCCGACTTCGCCGTGCACGTCCCGCACGGCCCGGAGGCGCTGGCCGAGGCCGACACGGTGATCGTCCCGGCGTCGTACGAGCTGGGCCCGGTCTTCGAGGAGGGCCGGCTCACCGCCGAACTGGCCGCCGCCCTGGCCCACATCCGCCCCGGTACCCGGCTCGCCTCCATCTGCACCGGCGTCTACGTCCTGGCCGCCGCCGGCTGTCTCGACGGCCGCCCGGCGACCACGCACTGGCGGGACGCCGAACGGTTCCAGCGTATGTTCCCGAAGATCGAGGTCGACGCGGACGTGCTGTTCATCGACGACGGCGACGTGCTCACCTCGGCCGGCGTGGCCGCCGGGATCGACCTGTGCCTGCACATGGTGCGCCGCGACTTCGGTACGGCGGTCGCCAACGAGGTCGCCCGGCTCACGGTCGTACCCCCGCACCGCGACGGCGGCCAGGCCCAGTACATCCAGCGCCCGGTGCCGGACCCGCAGCTGGCCACGACGACCGCGGCCCGCGTCTGGGCGCTGGGCCGGCTGCACGAGCCGATCCAGCTGCGGGACATGGCCGAGCAGGAGGCCATGTCGGTACGCACCTTCACCCGCCGCTTCCGCGAGGAGGTCGGGGTCAGCCCCGGCCAGTGGCTCACCCAGCAGCGCGTCGAACGCGCCCGCCATCTGCTGGAGACCACGGACCTGTCCATCGACCAGGTGGCCCGCGAGGCGGGCTTCGGCACGGCCCAGTCGATGCGCCAGCACCTCCAGCAGGCGCTCGGGGTGACTCCTACGACGTATCGGCGCACCTTCCGGACGGGCGTCAGGGCATGA
- a CDS encoding Zn-dependent alcohol dehydrogenase: MRGVVFDGKQVQVVEDLAVREPGPGEVLVAIAAAGLCHSDLSVVDGTIPFPVPVVLGHEGAGVVEAVGAGVTHVGPGDHVALSTLANCGTCPECDRGRPTMCRQAIGRPGKPFTRGAGLVHQFASNSAFAERTVVKAVQAVPVPKDIPLESAALIGCGVLTGVGAVLNRARVDRGDSVVVIGTGGIGLNVLQGARLAGALRIVAVDANPAKEEVARQFGATDFLTSTEGVRDILPTGADHAFECVGRVELIRQAIDLLDRHGQAILLGVPPATAEASFLVSSLYLDKSVLGCRYGSSRPQRDIALYAELYRQGRLLLDELVTAAYPVEDFAKARADAEAGRVARAVLTF, encoded by the coding sequence ATGCGTGGTGTGGTGTTCGACGGCAAGCAGGTCCAGGTGGTGGAGGACCTCGCGGTGCGCGAGCCGGGGCCCGGCGAGGTGCTGGTGGCGATCGCCGCGGCGGGACTGTGCCACAGCGATCTGTCCGTGGTGGACGGCACCATTCCCTTCCCGGTACCGGTGGTGCTGGGACACGAGGGGGCCGGGGTCGTCGAGGCGGTCGGCGCGGGGGTCACCCATGTGGGACCCGGCGACCATGTGGCGCTGTCCACGCTCGCCAACTGCGGCACGTGCCCGGAGTGCGACCGGGGCAGGCCGACGATGTGCCGGCAGGCGATCGGGCGCCCGGGGAAACCGTTCACACGGGGCGCGGGGCTGGTCCACCAGTTCGCCTCCAACTCGGCGTTCGCGGAACGTACGGTCGTGAAGGCGGTGCAGGCCGTGCCGGTCCCGAAGGACATTCCCCTGGAGTCCGCCGCGCTGATCGGATGCGGGGTGCTCACGGGCGTGGGCGCGGTGCTGAACCGGGCCCGGGTGGACCGCGGGGACAGCGTCGTCGTCATCGGGACCGGTGGCATCGGGCTGAACGTGCTGCAGGGCGCCCGGCTCGCGGGGGCGCTCAGGATCGTCGCCGTGGACGCCAATCCTGCCAAGGAGGAGGTGGCCCGGCAGTTCGGTGCCACCGACTTCCTGACCTCGACGGAAGGTGTGCGGGACATCCTGCCCACGGGCGCCGACCACGCCTTCGAGTGCGTCGGCCGGGTGGAGCTGATCCGGCAGGCCATCGACCTCCTCGACCGGCACGGCCAGGCGATCCTGCTCGGCGTCCCGCCGGCCACGGCGGAGGCGTCCTTCCTGGTCTCCTCCCTCTACCTGGACAAGTCGGTCCTCGGCTGCCGCTACGGCTCCTCGCGTCCCCAGCGGGACATCGCCCTGTACGCCGAGCTGTACCGCCAAGGGCGCCTGCTGCTCGACGAGTTGGTGACGGCGGCCTACCCGGTGGAGGACTTCGCCAAGGCTCGCGCGGACGCGGAGGCGGGCCGGGTGGCGCGGGCGGTCCTGACGTTCTGA
- a CDS encoding acyl-CoA dehydrogenase family protein: MDFGFSEEDEGFRAEARSWLAAHVNPSTDRRTWEKTLGRAGWIGLGWPESGYGNRTATLTQQVAWAEEYARSPAPPRSGHIGENLLAPTLIMHGTEEQKSRFLPPIAAGEELWCQGYSEPGAGSDLAGVRTAAVREGEGYRISGQKIWTSLAHEADWCFVLARTDPDSRRHHGLSFLLLPMDQPGRIEVRPIRQMTGTSDFNEVFFDGAHARVEHVVGGEGQGWRVAMSLLGFERGVSTLAQQIGFMEELAGVVRVAVGTGAVRDPVVRSRLVRQWAELRTMRRHALRTLGGSADPGAPSVAKLLWAGWHQRLGELAMQVRGAAATVGPADWSPSAPYELDAGQHLFLFSRADTIYGGSDQVQRTIIAERVLGLPREPKGAV; this comes from the coding sequence ATGGACTTCGGGTTCAGTGAAGAGGACGAGGGATTCCGTGCCGAGGCCCGCTCCTGGCTGGCTGCGCATGTCAACCCTTCGACGGACAGGCGCACTTGGGAGAAGACTCTTGGCCGGGCCGGCTGGATCGGGCTCGGCTGGCCGGAGTCCGGATACGGCAACCGCACCGCCACGCTCACCCAGCAGGTCGCCTGGGCCGAGGAGTACGCCCGGTCCCCGGCACCTCCGCGCTCCGGGCACATCGGTGAGAACCTGCTCGCCCCCACGCTCATCATGCACGGCACCGAGGAGCAGAAGTCCCGCTTCCTGCCCCCGATCGCGGCCGGCGAGGAGCTGTGGTGCCAGGGTTACAGCGAGCCCGGCGCCGGTTCGGACCTGGCCGGGGTGCGGACGGCGGCGGTGCGGGAGGGGGAGGGCTACCGGATCAGCGGCCAGAAGATCTGGACCTCGCTCGCCCATGAGGCCGACTGGTGCTTCGTGCTGGCCCGCACCGACCCGGACTCCCGCCGCCATCACGGGCTCAGCTTCCTGCTCCTCCCCATGGACCAGCCGGGCCGTATCGAGGTCCGCCCCATCCGGCAGATGACCGGCACCAGCGACTTCAACGAGGTCTTCTTCGACGGGGCGCACGCGCGCGTGGAGCACGTGGTCGGGGGAGAGGGGCAGGGCTGGCGGGTGGCCATGAGTCTGCTCGGGTTCGAGCGGGGGGTGTCCACGCTCGCCCAACAGATCGGGTTCATGGAGGAGTTGGCGGGTGTGGTGCGGGTCGCCGTGGGGACGGGGGCCGTCCGGGATCCCGTCGTACGGTCGCGGCTCGTACGGCAGTGGGCCGAGCTGCGGACCATGCGCCGGCACGCCCTGCGCACCCTCGGTGGCTCGGCCGACCCCGGCGCGCCCAGCGTGGCCAAGCTGCTGTGGGCCGGCTGGCACCAGCGGCTGGGGGAGCTGGCGATGCAGGTCCGGGGCGCGGCGGCCACCGTGGGACCCGCGGACTGGTCGCCCTCGGCGCCGTACGAACTCGACGCCGGCCAGCACCTGTTCCTCTTCTCCCGGGCCGACACCATCTACGGCGGCTCGGACCAGGTCCAGCGCACGATCATCGCCGAGCGCGTGCTCGGTCTGCCCAGAGAGCCCAAGGGGGCCGTGTGA
- a CDS encoding SDR family NAD(P)-dependent oxidoreductase yields MGNFLAGKVVAVTGAGRGIGRAVARAAAAEGAKVVVNDYGVAMDGASPTSEVAEAVVKEIEAAGGEAVAVADDISTMAGGQRVVDVALSSYGRLDGVVCVAGILRERMLFNMTEEEWDPVIATHLKGTFTVFRAASAVMRGQRSGTLIGFTSGNHQGSVSQANYSAAKGGIISLVRSAALGLHKYGVTANAVAPVARTRMSANVPMELAEIGEPEDVAALVVYLLSDGAAALDITGQVYTVAGPKIAVWAQPRELRSAYAEGSSWTPERIAEILPGSVGVDPMPMLSQLLAMESAARSGSRPNAS; encoded by the coding sequence GTGGGGAACTTCTTGGCAGGAAAGGTCGTCGCCGTGACCGGTGCCGGACGCGGTATCGGCCGGGCGGTCGCGCGGGCGGCGGCCGCCGAGGGGGCGAAGGTCGTCGTCAACGACTACGGCGTCGCCATGGACGGCGCCTCGCCCACCAGTGAGGTCGCCGAGGCCGTCGTCAAGGAGATCGAGGCCGCGGGCGGGGAGGCGGTCGCGGTGGCCGACGACATCTCCACGATGGCGGGCGGGCAACGGGTCGTCGACGTGGCCCTGTCGTCGTACGGCCGTCTCGACGGGGTCGTGTGCGTGGCCGGGATCCTGCGCGAGCGGATGCTGTTCAACATGACCGAGGAGGAGTGGGATCCGGTGATCGCCACCCACCTCAAGGGCACGTTCACCGTCTTCCGGGCGGCGTCCGCGGTGATGCGGGGGCAGCGCTCCGGCACGCTGATCGGCTTCACCAGCGGCAACCACCAGGGGTCGGTGTCCCAGGCCAACTACAGCGCGGCGAAGGGCGGGATCATCTCGCTCGTGCGCAGCGCCGCGCTGGGCCTGCACAAGTACGGCGTGACCGCGAACGCGGTGGCGCCGGTGGCGCGTACCCGGATGTCGGCGAACGTGCCCATGGAGCTGGCGGAGATCGGCGAGCCGGAGGATGTGGCGGCGCTGGTGGTGTACCTGCTCTCGGACGGGGCCGCTGCGCTGGACATCACCGGGCAGGTGTACACGGTCGCCGGACCGAAGATCGCGGTGTGGGCCCAGCCGCGGGAGCTGCGCTCGGCTTATGCCGAGGGTTCTTCCTGGACGCCGGAGCGGATCGCGGAGATTTTGCCGGGGTCGGTCGGGGTGGATCCGATGCCGATGCTGTCCCAGCTTTTGGCGATGGAATCTGCGGCGCGGAGTGGTTCTCGGCCGAACGCCTCGTAG
- a CDS encoding cyclase family protein has protein sequence MALPEEFHEIAGRVNNWGRWGADDESGTLNLITDEVVRAAATEVRTGRRIPLALPLQQDGIQTGVIPGRVNPLHAMVQINQELFGPGTVACSDDAVTMGLQAGTHWDALSHVSHSGRLYNGRPAHTVTAHGGAEFGGIGKARHLVSRGVLLDVARARGVDRLDGGRAVTPEDLEEAEEFGGVRVRAGDVVLVRTGQVRVYLAGDRHGYGYPSPGLSIRTPEWFHARDVAAVANDTLTFEIFPPESENLWLPVHALDLVEMGMLQGQNWNLEELSTACGETGRYAFLLSATPEPFVGATGSPVAPVAVL, from the coding sequence ATGGCACTGCCGGAGGAGTTCCACGAGATCGCGGGGCGCGTGAACAACTGGGGGCGCTGGGGAGCGGACGACGAGAGCGGGACCCTGAACCTCATCACCGACGAGGTCGTGCGCGCGGCCGCCACCGAGGTCCGTACCGGCCGCCGGATCCCGCTGGCCCTCCCCCTCCAGCAGGACGGCATACAGACCGGCGTGATCCCCGGCCGCGTCAACCCCCTCCACGCCATGGTCCAGATCAACCAGGAACTCTTCGGCCCGGGCACGGTGGCGTGCAGCGACGACGCGGTGACCATGGGCCTGCAGGCCGGTACCCACTGGGACGCGCTCAGCCATGTCTCGCACTCGGGGAGGCTCTACAACGGCCGCCCGGCGCACACGGTCACCGCGCACGGCGGCGCGGAGTTCGGGGGGATCGGCAAGGCGCGGCACCTCGTCTCGCGCGGGGTGCTGCTGGACGTGGCACGCGCGCGTGGCGTGGACCGGCTGGACGGCGGGCGCGCGGTCACTCCGGAGGATCTGGAGGAGGCCGAGGAGTTCGGCGGGGTCCGGGTCCGAGCCGGTGACGTCGTCCTGGTCCGGACCGGGCAGGTGCGGGTGTATCTGGCCGGGGACAGGCACGGGTACGGCTATCCGTCGCCGGGGCTGTCCATCCGTACACCGGAGTGGTTCCACGCGCGCGACGTCGCGGCGGTTGCGAACGACACGCTCACTTTTGAGATATTTCCGCCCGAGTCGGAGAATCTCTGGTTGCCCGTGCATGCCCTGGACCTGGTGGAGATGGGGATGCTGCAGGGCCAGAACTGGAATCTCGAAGAGTTGTCCACAGCCTGTGGAGAAACGGGGCGGTACGCGTTCCTGCTGTCGGCGACGCCCGAGCCGTTCGTCGGCGCGACGGGCAGCCCGGTGGCTCCCGTGGCCGTCCTCTGA
- a CDS encoding ATP-binding protein, which produces MQLEIRPDPTEVGRARRWARSRLAGLGIAADEPLAETLILLVSELVTNAVVHTGRTAVLRLSLPGAEAEAEAAERAEALEKTERAEAVEEADPPVAATVRVEVADCSSRAPVPRCAGGDATGGRGLALVDCLADRWGWSPEGAGKSIWCELDRCSKPRESATMAYGSGLSAYEGLAFEAV; this is translated from the coding sequence GTGCAGCTGGAGATCCGGCCCGACCCCACGGAGGTGGGGCGAGCGAGGAGGTGGGCCCGCTCCCGGCTCGCCGGGCTCGGGATAGCGGCCGACGAGCCGCTGGCCGAGACCCTGATCCTGCTCGTCTCCGAGCTGGTGACCAACGCCGTGGTGCACACCGGCCGCACGGCCGTGCTGCGGCTCTCCCTGCCGGGCGCGGAAGCGGAGGCGGAGGCGGCCGAGAGAGCCGAGGCTCTCGAGAAGACCGAGCGGGCCGAGGCGGTCGAGGAGGCCGACCCGCCCGTGGCCGCCACCGTGCGCGTCGAGGTGGCCGACTGCAGCTCCCGCGCCCCCGTGCCGCGTTGCGCCGGTGGTGACGCCACCGGCGGTCGTGGCCTGGCGCTCGTCGACTGTCTGGCCGATCGCTGGGGCTGGAGCCCGGAGGGTGCCGGCAAGAGCATCTGGTGCGAACTGGACCGCTGTTCGAAGCCCCGTGAGAGCGCAACGATGGCGTACGGGAGCGGACTGTCCGCGTACGAGGGGCTCGCCTTCGAGGCGGTGTAG